Proteins encoded in a region of the Rothia mucilaginosa genome:
- a CDS encoding ABC transporter ATP-binding protein: MSEASTARTTKRRRNPFLETASEPTPDPIDYAHGQRAPRTLAAYARPIRVRWGVGLLVAFGAGALEISIPQMLQIIVDHLSQSTTESAIWIAGGLVLLLGIAHASFMYWRRWLIVDPTSTIELSMRMNFFDRLLSAPLSLLDRWPSGQLLTRSMSDLGTIRRWLSFGIVQMLTIAVMFLVGGFFMLRSSPSLALVFVVTVPILVLSLVNFTRKYYRASHEIQQMTGDLSTRIEESVRGIRVIKALGRSPEQIQEYSESVDALQVREYGRSMLVARVALYQGLIVGVSTAVALAVGASQVAAGTLSLGAMTAYFAVQTTVLSHVTRSTALMSAYLSYKVAMERHNEVMDEPGFEAVPLVRGSAAMPAPEHPQGASDSSTVAGVSAEGGSGKETMQYPSGGAVSVTFDHVQFSYDTAEAPVPAEVAGAGSEVKAPEVSVLKDVNFKVFPGEILALVGATGSGKSTVLSLVPRFYEPTSGSLRFGTRDAADMSIEEVRAQTAFVFEEAVLFSGTVRENVLMGVAEQYERGTEDEDYPTAEELEATLQTALQLAACDFVAELPQGLDTVIGEEGLSLSGGQRQRLSLARALAKRPSVLLLDDPFSALDVNTEERIITGLREGLEGLGGATTLLTAHRPSTVALADRVLLMVDGAVVAEGTHAELMDSSEQYRQLMTMEEG; this comes from the coding sequence ATGTCTGAGGCTTCTACAGCGCGCACGACTAAGCGCCGCCGCAATCCTTTCCTGGAGACGGCGAGCGAACCGACCCCCGACCCGATTGACTACGCGCACGGTCAGCGTGCCCCGCGCACCCTCGCCGCGTATGCGCGTCCGATTCGTGTGCGCTGGGGTGTGGGTCTGCTCGTGGCATTCGGTGCCGGTGCCCTTGAGATTTCCATCCCGCAGATGTTGCAGATTATTGTGGATCATCTCTCGCAGAGCACCACCGAAAGCGCCATCTGGATTGCCGGCGGCCTGGTGCTTCTGCTGGGTATTGCGCACGCCTCCTTCATGTACTGGAGGCGCTGGCTGATTGTGGACCCGACCTCCACGATTGAGCTATCCATGCGCATGAACTTCTTTGACCGCCTGCTCAGCGCCCCGCTTTCTCTGCTGGATCGCTGGCCCTCCGGTCAGTTGTTGACCCGTTCCATGAGCGATTTGGGTACGATTCGCCGTTGGCTGTCCTTCGGTATTGTGCAGATGCTGACTATTGCGGTGATGTTCCTGGTCGGTGGCTTCTTCATGCTGCGTTCTTCGCCGTCCCTGGCGCTGGTGTTCGTGGTGACGGTGCCTATTCTGGTGCTGTCGTTGGTGAACTTCACCCGCAAGTACTACCGCGCCTCGCATGAGATTCAGCAGATGACGGGCGATCTGTCCACCCGCATTGAGGAGTCGGTGCGCGGCATCCGCGTGATTAAGGCGCTGGGCCGCTCCCCCGAGCAGATTCAGGAATATTCCGAGTCGGTGGACGCCCTGCAGGTGCGTGAGTACGGCAGGTCGATGCTGGTGGCTCGTGTTGCCCTGTACCAGGGCCTGATTGTGGGTGTCTCCACGGCGGTGGCGCTGGCTGTGGGCGCTTCACAGGTTGCGGCGGGCACCTTGAGTCTGGGCGCAATGACCGCCTACTTTGCGGTGCAGACGACCGTGCTCAGCCACGTGACGCGCTCAACCGCGCTGATGTCTGCCTATTTGAGCTATAAGGTGGCGATGGAACGCCACAACGAGGTCATGGACGAGCCCGGCTTTGAGGCCGTGCCGCTGGTTCGTGGCTCCGCGGCTATGCCTGCGCCTGAGCATCCGCAGGGTGCTTCTGATTCGTCAACAGTAGCTGGAGTGTCTGCCGAGGGCGGCTCCGGGAAGGAAACTATGCAGTACCCCAGCGGTGGCGCAGTATCTGTCACTTTCGATCACGTTCAGTTCAGCTACGATACTGCCGAAGCACCTGTTCCTGCTGAGGTTGCCGGCGCAGGCTCTGAGGTGAAGGCGCCCGAGGTTTCCGTGCTGAAGGACGTCAACTTCAAGGTCTTCCCGGGCGAGATTCTGGCGCTGGTGGGCGCAACCGGTAGCGGCAAGTCGACCGTGCTGTCGTTGGTTCCGCGTTTCTACGAGCCGACCTCCGGTTCCCTGCGTTTTGGCACCCGAGATGCCGCAGACATGTCTATTGAGGAGGTGCGCGCCCAGACCGCGTTCGTCTTTGAGGAGGCGGTACTCTTCTCCGGAACGGTCCGTGAGAACGTGCTGATGGGCGTTGCTGAGCAGTACGAGCGCGGCACCGAGGATGAGGACTACCCCACCGCAGAAGAGCTGGAGGCGACCCTCCAGACCGCACTGCAGCTGGCTGCGTGCGATTTTGTGGCGGAGCTTCCGCAGGGTCTGGATACCGTCATTGGTGAGGAGGGTCTGAGCCTTTCGGGTGGTCAGCGTCAGCGTCTGTCGTTGGCGCGCGCTTTGGCGAAGCGCCCCTCCGTGCTGCTGCTGGATGACCCGTTCTCGGCGCTGGATGTGAACACCGAGGAGCGTATTATTACCGGTCTGCGTGAAGGCTTGGAGGGCCTGGGCGGCGCCACGACCCTGCTGACGGCGCACCGCCCCTCCACGGTGGCTCTGGCGGACCGTGTGCTGCTGATGGTTGATGGTGCTGTGGTCGCCGAGGGCACTCACGCTGAGCTGATGGACTCTTCGGAGCAGTACCGTCAGCTGATGACGATGGAGGAGGGCTAA
- a CDS encoding metallophosphoesterase, whose product MCENAVNARVPVAVPGARGSSPLLKKVAGAVAATAALGAATAAYGHFIELNNFQLRTESLPVLPAGSPDFRILHISDMHMIPGQQKKIDFMHSLAALEPDLVMNTGDNLSHVDGMGPLLEALDPLMDFPGVFVPGSNCYFAPIFKNPARYLWQPRTPQMIEEGSRVALPIERMHDAFESRGWTGLINRYDTLNLKGLRLEFSGVDDPHLHYDEHPGFAPGAFDEGEEPSVRIGVAHAPYMRTLHRFVQDGAQAIFAGHTHGGQVCLPGGHALVSNCDLPPSRAKGVSEQSGIPVQVSAGLGTSRFAPVRLFCPPEAILVTLTARDKEQGTSAASAGGRL is encoded by the coding sequence ATGTGTGAAAACGCAGTCAACGCCCGCGTCCCCGTGGCGGTCCCCGGCGCACGCGGCTCCTCCCCGCTCCTGAAAAAGGTAGCGGGGGCGGTAGCCGCCACTGCAGCCTTGGGGGCCGCCACGGCGGCGTATGGGCACTTTATTGAACTGAATAATTTTCAGCTCCGCACCGAGTCCCTGCCGGTGCTGCCCGCCGGTAGCCCCGACTTTAGGATTCTGCATATTTCAGATATGCACATGATTCCGGGCCAGCAGAAGAAGATTGACTTCATGCACTCGCTGGCTGCCCTGGAGCCGGATCTGGTGATGAACACGGGCGATAACCTATCCCACGTGGACGGTATGGGTCCGCTGTTGGAGGCGCTCGACCCGCTCATGGACTTCCCCGGCGTGTTTGTGCCCGGCTCCAATTGCTATTTCGCGCCGATTTTTAAGAACCCGGCACGCTACCTGTGGCAGCCGCGCACCCCGCAGATGATTGAGGAAGGCTCACGCGTAGCCCTGCCCATTGAGCGGATGCACGACGCCTTCGAGTCGCGCGGCTGGACGGGCCTGATTAACCGCTACGACACACTGAACCTCAAGGGTCTGCGCCTGGAGTTCTCCGGTGTGGATGACCCGCACCTGCACTACGATGAGCACCCCGGATTCGCCCCCGGTGCCTTCGACGAGGGCGAGGAGCCGAGCGTCCGTATCGGCGTGGCGCACGCCCCCTACATGCGTACCCTGCACCGCTTCGTGCAGGACGGCGCGCAGGCCATTTTTGCCGGTCATACGCACGGCGGCCAGGTCTGCCTGCCCGGCGGTCATGCTCTGGTCAGCAATTGCGATTTGCCGCCTTCGCGTGCGAAGGGCGTCAGTGAGCAGTCCGGTATTCCGGTTCAGGTTTCTGCCGGTTTGGGTACCTCTCGTTTTGCGCCGGTGCGTCTGTTCTGCCCGCCGGAGGCAATCCTGGTGACCCTCACGGCTCGCGATAAGGAGCAGGGCACCTCCGCTGCATCGGCGGGTGGTCGGCTCTAA
- a CDS encoding transglycosylase domain-containing protein: MASSKKTRSRRRPGDFLQFLAFSVIAGFLAAIIVVPPAVSLGMVTNASMSWFQDLPDDIADGISSRPSTIYAADGKTEIATFFEENREPVKLDQISQHMKDAIVSVEDRDFYNHGAVSAIGIGRAFLNNIINSNSGRRQGASTLTQQYVNNLIVDSAVARGEDATATLNGNKTYAAKIREMKLAISMEQNKSKDEILEGYLNIVNLGGSNYGVEAAAQYYWGISAKDLNVAQSALLAGLVQAPNVYDPTVNPELARERRDIVLGTMLRDGKITDKEYSDAIASDIKLNVHTKSQGCSLAGDKAFFCRYVVNYLLQDESLGATAELRNTAIKRGGLKVITTLNPEAQTAAKQAVDSTQPAATNWNDVNSALTSVEPGTGRVIAMAQNTELGSPADANDHSKTEYNYNVDSAYGGTRGFQPGSTFKPIILAQWLMSGHGANATVNGTQLFWPTSFGWNAKCYDGGKYYYTGQPNGWSYKNAVNGGLTYGTAAYGIRQSLNSYLYGMLSQIDLCDVHDLSIKMHALDGTGEPLHSIPDLGTNIGGTKYGISPLTSASMYAIFASEGKYCTPRPIEKITKNNGETMKEYQNQCEQVMDPDIANGVSWVLKGVIQPGGSASQRGIGLPNGSAAKTGTNDNSSQTWQVGYTRGLSTASWVGSNNLGFRSLNGVGINGRVLEYVDGATYAGAQWQSYMKAIAPKYNTKDFTTPSDKILSYS, translated from the coding sequence ATGGCTTCATCTAAGAAAACCCGTTCGCGTCGCCGTCCGGGAGATTTTTTGCAGTTCCTCGCGTTCAGCGTGATTGCCGGTTTCCTCGCGGCAATTATTGTCGTACCCCCTGCCGTGAGCTTGGGTATGGTCACGAACGCGTCGATGTCTTGGTTCCAGGATCTTCCTGACGACATTGCCGATGGCATCTCTTCCCGTCCTTCTACTATTTACGCTGCTGACGGTAAGACCGAAATTGCGACCTTCTTCGAAGAGAACCGTGAGCCGGTCAAGCTGGATCAGATTTCTCAGCACATGAAGGACGCTATCGTCTCGGTTGAGGACCGTGATTTCTACAATCACGGCGCTGTCTCCGCTATCGGTATCGGTCGTGCGTTCCTGAACAACATCATTAACTCCAACAGCGGCCGCCGTCAGGGTGCATCCACCCTGACCCAGCAGTACGTTAACAACCTCATTGTTGACTCCGCTGTAGCTCGTGGTGAGGACGCAACCGCAACCCTGAACGGTAACAAGACCTACGCTGCAAAGATTCGCGAAATGAAGCTTGCGATCTCTATGGAGCAGAACAAGTCCAAGGACGAAATCCTCGAAGGCTACCTGAACATCGTGAACCTCGGCGGTTCCAACTACGGTGTTGAGGCTGCTGCACAGTACTACTGGGGTATTTCCGCTAAGGACCTGAACGTGGCGCAGTCCGCGCTTCTTGCCGGTCTGGTGCAGGCACCGAACGTGTACGATCCGACTGTGAACCCCGAGCTCGCCCGTGAACGCCGCGACATCGTTCTGGGCACTATGCTCCGCGACGGCAAGATTACCGATAAGGAATACAGCGACGCTATCGCCAGCGACATTAAGCTCAACGTCCACACCAAGTCCCAGGGTTGCTCCCTGGCAGGCGACAAGGCATTCTTCTGCCGTTACGTGGTCAACTACCTGCTGCAGGATGAGTCCCTCGGCGCAACCGCTGAGCTGCGTAACACCGCCATCAAGCGTGGCGGCCTGAAGGTAATCACCACCCTGAACCCCGAGGCTCAGACCGCGGCAAAGCAGGCAGTTGACTCCACCCAGCCGGCAGCAACCAACTGGAACGACGTGAACTCCGCGCTGACCAGTGTTGAGCCCGGCACCGGCCGCGTCATCGCGATGGCACAGAACACCGAGCTCGGTAGCCCCGCAGACGCAAACGACCACTCCAAGACCGAGTACAACTACAACGTTGATAGCGCCTACGGTGGTACCCGCGGCTTCCAGCCCGGTTCTACATTCAAGCCGATTATTCTGGCTCAGTGGCTCATGAGCGGCCACGGTGCGAACGCTACCGTGAACGGTACCCAGCTGTTCTGGCCCACCAGCTTCGGCTGGAACGCCAAGTGCTACGACGGCGGTAAGTACTACTACACCGGTCAGCCGAACGGCTGGTCCTACAAGAACGCAGTCAACGGCGGTCTAACCTACGGTACCGCTGCGTACGGTATTCGCCAGTCCTTGAACTCCTACCTGTACGGTATGCTCTCCCAGATTGACCTGTGTGATGTGCACGACCTGTCGATTAAGATGCACGCTCTGGACGGTACCGGCGAACCGCTGCACAGCATCCCCGACCTGGGTACCAACATTGGTGGTACCAAGTACGGTATCTCCCCGCTGACCAGCGCATCCATGTACGCTATCTTCGCTTCCGAGGGTAAGTACTGCACCCCGCGCCCGATTGAAAAGATCACCAAGAACAATGGTGAGACCATGAAGGAATACCAGAACCAGTGCGAGCAGGTTATGGATCCGGATATCGCAAACGGTGTCAGCTGGGTTCTGAAGGGCGTTATCCAGCCCGGCGGTTCCGCTTCGCAGCGTGGTATTGGTCTGCCGAACGGTTCGGCTGCGAAGACCGGTACGAACGATAACTCCTCCCAGACCTGGCAGGTGGGCTACACTCGTGGCCTGTCCACCGCGTCTTGGGTTGGTTCGAACAACCTCGGCTTCCGCTCCCTGAACGGTGTGGGTATTAACGGTCGAGTCCTCGAGTACGTCGATGGTGCAACCTACGCAGGTGCACAGTGGCAGTCGTACATGAAGGCCATCGCACCGAAGTACAACACGAAGGACTTCACCACCCCCAGCGATAAGATTCTGTCGTACAGCTAG
- a CDS encoding RidA family protein: MTESRIEARIRELGYELPVAPAPVAAYVPAVTSGSYVYTSGQLPFVDGALPETGKVSDSGAEGFVTPENAKKYAGICLLNALAAVKSVIGDLDRVQRVVKVVGFVASEVNFTAQPAVINGASELLGEIFGEAGQHARSAVGVPVLPLDSPVEVEIIVEYV, encoded by the coding sequence ATGACTGAATCCCGTATTGAAGCACGTATCCGCGAACTCGGTTACGAACTGCCCGTAGCACCCGCCCCCGTTGCCGCTTATGTTCCCGCGGTAACCTCCGGCTCCTACGTGTACACCTCCGGTCAGCTGCCCTTCGTCGACGGTGCCCTGCCCGAAACCGGTAAGGTATCCGACTCCGGCGCTGAAGGCTTCGTAACCCCCGAGAACGCTAAGAAGTACGCGGGTATCTGCCTGCTCAATGCTCTGGCAGCAGTCAAATCCGTTATTGGCGACCTGGACCGCGTGCAGCGCGTGGTGAAGGTTGTTGGCTTCGTAGCATCCGAGGTGAACTTCACCGCTCAGCCCGCCGTCATTAACGGCGCCTCCGAACTGCTCGGCGAAATCTTCGGCGAGGCAGGCCAGCATGCCCGCTCCGCCGTGGGTGTTCCTGTTCTTCCCTTGGACTCGCCCGTAGAGGTCGAGATCATTGTTGAATATGTCTAA
- a CDS encoding NUDIX hydrolase → MSNLYTGALPLSAIRAAQAQRAAQDAPDTTARTESAQDNGTAQNIKTLPLPVQERRFGTPTPAEGVERPRMFTGRQSAANPRTSCIQRLYAVPEFMRTAAESWREGGNEGATGCTMRQAASVIFVRDGDNGLETILTYRPGTSPLGVVAFPGGTALPGDDESASWVGPGADYWEEQFHFSDIAQARRSVMAAVRESFEETGILLAGEDEQDVVERSSTPELMAWREAVAAQDKSFSDFLTSSGLSVRADLLRPVARWQSPDFFLKRYDIAYFTTALPVGQDPKLLLGKGVWGDWLNVRELLEAKDTSELGDRIGQPNTVGRTLDQLITPGVMCLLESLAKAQTSVAWLSKRRKIEVRKPVLVTHNGACMLSFTEVVPATTGSMYTGAMGAL, encoded by the coding sequence ATGTCTAATCTGTACACCGGCGCACTGCCGCTGTCTGCTATTCGTGCTGCCCAGGCTCAGCGGGCAGCACAGGACGCTCCTGATACGACTGCACGCACCGAATCCGCACAGGACAACGGCACCGCCCAAAACATCAAGACTCTACCCCTGCCGGTGCAGGAACGCCGCTTCGGCACTCCCACCCCGGCTGAGGGCGTGGAGCGCCCTCGCATGTTTACCGGCCGCCAGTCCGCGGCTAACCCGCGAACCTCCTGTATTCAGCGTCTCTACGCGGTCCCTGAGTTCATGCGCACCGCCGCCGAAAGCTGGCGTGAAGGCGGTAACGAAGGCGCGACCGGCTGCACGATGCGCCAGGCGGCATCCGTTATTTTTGTGCGTGACGGCGACAACGGCCTCGAAACGATTCTGACCTACCGCCCCGGCACCTCTCCGCTGGGCGTGGTGGCGTTCCCCGGCGGCACGGCTCTTCCCGGTGATGATGAGTCTGCCTCCTGGGTTGGCCCCGGCGCCGACTACTGGGAAGAGCAGTTCCACTTCTCCGATATTGCGCAGGCACGCCGCAGCGTCATGGCTGCCGTGCGTGAATCCTTCGAAGAGACCGGTATTCTGCTCGCCGGTGAGGACGAACAGGACGTCGTGGAACGCTCCAGCACCCCTGAGCTCATGGCGTGGCGCGAGGCAGTCGCGGCTCAGGACAAGAGCTTCTCTGACTTCTTGACCTCCAGCGGTTTGAGCGTGCGCGCCGACCTGCTGCGCCCGGTCGCGCGCTGGCAGTCCCCGGATTTCTTCCTCAAGCGCTACGATATCGCCTACTTCACCACGGCGTTGCCCGTGGGCCAGGACCCGAAGCTGCTGCTCGGTAAGGGCGTGTGGGGTGACTGGCTGAACGTGCGCGAACTGCTCGAAGCCAAGGACACCAGCGAACTGGGCGACCGCATCGGCCAGCCCAACACGGTGGGCCGTACCTTGGACCAGCTCATCACCCCCGGTGTGATGTGCCTGCTCGAATCGCTGGCGAAGGCTCAGACCTCCGTGGCGTGGCTGTCCAAGCGCCGCAAGATTGAGGTGAGGAAGCCCGTGCTCGTGACCCACAATGGTGCGTGCATGCTTTCCTTTACCGAGGTGGTTCCGGCTACAACCGGTTCCATGTACACCGGTGCGATGGGCGCGCTCTAA
- a CDS encoding Crp/Fnr family transcriptional regulator, with the protein MDLEILRRTPLFANLDDAAFALLTDDIQEIDLSRNAVLFYEGDQDDQLFAVLSGKVKLGRTAADGRENMVAIMGPGDVFGEMALFDPSPRSTNAVAVSETRLAAIKHESFKRAQQLDPTISDQVIKTLARRLRHANEALADLVFSDVPGRLAKALLDLADRFGRPATDGVLVAHELTQEELAQLVGASRETVNKALAEFVSRGWIRLEARAVVILDLPRLRQRSR; encoded by the coding sequence ATGGATCTCGAGATCCTCCGTCGTACCCCTCTCTTTGCGAACCTCGACGACGCAGCTTTCGCTTTGCTGACCGATGACATTCAGGAGATTGACCTCTCCCGCAACGCTGTCCTCTTCTACGAGGGCGACCAGGACGACCAGCTCTTCGCTGTGCTCTCCGGTAAGGTCAAGCTGGGTCGCACCGCCGCTGACGGCCGCGAGAACATGGTTGCAATCATGGGTCCCGGTGACGTCTTCGGCGAGATGGCTCTCTTCGATCCTTCGCCCCGTTCGACCAACGCTGTAGCTGTTTCTGAGACTCGCCTGGCTGCCATCAAGCACGAGTCCTTCAAGCGTGCACAGCAGCTGGATCCCACGATCTCCGACCAGGTTATTAAGACTCTGGCTCGCCGCCTGCGCCACGCTAACGAGGCGCTGGCTGACCTGGTCTTCTCTGACGTTCCCGGCCGCCTCGCTAAGGCACTGCTGGACCTGGCTGACCGCTTCGGCCGCCCCGCGACCGACGGCGTGCTCGTTGCTCACGAGCTGACTCAGGAAGAGCTGGCACAGCTGGTTGGTGCATCCCGTGAGACCGTGAACAAGGCTCTTGCCGAGTTCGTTTCCCGCGGTTGGATCCGCCTGGAGGCACGCGCAGTTGTCATTCTGGACCTGCCCCGCCTGCGCCAGCGTTCCCGCTAA
- a CDS encoding MarP family serine protease, translated as MTTGINLLDIAIPIILLLYFLAGVRSGFFTTLGTFLGLGLGVCAAAWLVPLAVASVGSQWSLITAVGVLIICLTIGQWLGLVAGRTIRRVTDITPLKGVERFFGGVLNLAACALVMVVLTISMRTVPIPQLNTALSDSKTLSWMVASTPEVVKDRINTVRNDVLAFGTIPEVSQLIAPETSAPTQTVESAALEQAAASVVEILGAAEQCGYTSTGSGFVADNGLVVTNAHVVAGVTSPVVQDSRGRTWPGTVVYMDSEQDIAFISVPKLPLEPLNIGTNATAGSLVTFMGYPKGGPFKALPATVQGIGNTQTIDADTGRANAMRQVYQLAADVQHGNSGGPVLDENGNVVGMIFGKATSGQTGYAVTASTLKQALAEGGENTAAVSTGTCRK; from the coding sequence GTGACGACTGGCATCAACCTGCTTGATATTGCTATCCCCATCATTCTGCTGCTCTACTTCCTCGCCGGAGTCCGCAGCGGATTCTTCACCACCCTCGGAACCTTCCTCGGCCTCGGCCTGGGCGTCTGCGCCGCAGCCTGGCTCGTGCCCCTCGCCGTAGCATCTGTGGGATCCCAGTGGAGCCTCATTACCGCCGTCGGCGTGCTCATCATCTGCCTGACCATCGGACAGTGGCTAGGCCTCGTCGCTGGACGCACCATCCGCCGCGTCACCGACATCACCCCGCTCAAGGGAGTTGAACGCTTCTTCGGCGGCGTGCTGAACCTCGCCGCCTGCGCCCTGGTCATGGTCGTACTGACCATCTCCATGCGCACCGTACCCATCCCGCAGCTCAACACTGCGCTCAGCGACTCCAAGACCCTCTCCTGGATGGTCGCCTCCACCCCCGAGGTCGTCAAGGATCGCATCAACACGGTACGCAACGACGTGCTCGCCTTCGGAACCATTCCGGAAGTCAGCCAGCTCATCGCCCCCGAAACCAGCGCCCCCACCCAGACCGTAGAATCCGCGGCACTGGAGCAGGCGGCAGCCTCCGTGGTTGAGATTCTGGGCGCCGCAGAGCAGTGCGGCTACACCTCCACCGGCTCCGGCTTCGTGGCCGATAACGGCCTCGTCGTCACCAACGCCCACGTGGTCGCCGGCGTAACCTCCCCGGTCGTGCAGGACTCCCGCGGCCGCACCTGGCCCGGCACCGTCGTCTACATGGACAGCGAACAGGACATCGCCTTCATCAGCGTTCCCAAGTTGCCGCTCGAACCGCTGAACATCGGCACCAACGCCACCGCGGGTAGCCTCGTAACCTTCATGGGCTACCCCAAGGGCGGCCCGTTCAAGGCACTACCCGCCACCGTGCAGGGCATCGGCAACACCCAGACCATCGACGCCGACACCGGCCGCGCCAACGCCATGCGCCAGGTCTACCAGCTGGCAGCCGACGTGCAGCACGGCAACTCCGGCGGCCCCGTCCTGGACGAAAACGGCAACGTGGTCGGCATGATCTTCGGTAAGGCAACCAGCGGCCAGACCGGCTACGCCGTCACCGCAAGCACCCTCAAGCAGGCGCTGGCTGAAGGCGGCGAGAACACCGCCGCAGTCTCCACCGGCACCTGCCGCAAGTAA
- the aroQ gene encoding type II 3-dehydroquinate dehydratase, with translation MSDTIFVLNGPNLNLLGQRRPEVYGYTTLHDIERMVRERAAAHGFDVEFMQSNHEGALVDEIQRARTRGAAIIINPAAYTHTSVALHDALEAAELPVVEVHLSNVHRREQFRHHSFVSPQATAVIAGAGAYGYVMAVDFLAQHLAE, from the coding sequence ATGTCAGATACGATTTTTGTGCTTAATGGACCGAATTTGAACCTGCTTGGGCAGCGCCGCCCCGAGGTGTACGGCTACACCACTCTGCACGATATTGAGCGTATGGTGCGTGAGCGCGCGGCGGCTCATGGTTTTGATGTTGAGTTTATGCAGTCGAATCATGAGGGTGCTCTGGTGGATGAGATTCAGCGTGCTCGTACTCGTGGTGCGGCGATTATTATCAACCCGGCGGCGTACACCCACACCTCGGTGGCGCTGCACGATGCGCTGGAGGCGGCTGAGCTTCCGGTGGTTGAGGTGCACTTGTCGAATGTGCATCGTCGTGAGCAGTTCCGTCATCATTCGTTTGTGTCGCCGCAGGCTACTGCGGTGATTGCCGGTGCGGGTGCGTACGGCTATGTCATGGCGGTTGATTTCCTGGCACAGCACCTGGCGGAATAA
- the nth gene encoding endonuclease III, which yields MTENATQPAADAQNNAAQNSTAENTESLLQIRFVPEFKAAAAARRLNARAPESHLATVRRARKINRILGETYPYAVAELDFNNPFELLIATVLSAQTTDVRVNSVTGALFARYPDAAALASARTEEVEPYIQSLGFYRAKARSIVTLSQQLVERHNGQVPSTLEELVELAGVGRKTANVVLGNAFDVPGLTVDTHFGRLARRMGFTTADAPEAVEKDVAELIERKDWTLFSHRMVYHGRRICHAKKPACGVCPVADLCPSYGAGETNEQAARKLMKYEMAPGREDLHLRFLQGATRRELMAEGYPLSA from the coding sequence ATGACCGAGAACGCCACCCAGCCCGCAGCAGACGCACAGAACAACGCAGCACAGAACAGTACGGCAGAGAACACCGAATCGCTCCTGCAGATCCGATTCGTTCCCGAATTCAAAGCCGCAGCCGCCGCACGCCGCCTCAACGCACGCGCACCCGAAAGCCACCTCGCCACCGTGCGCCGCGCCCGCAAAATCAACCGCATCCTCGGCGAAACCTACCCCTACGCCGTCGCAGAACTCGACTTCAACAACCCCTTCGAGCTGCTCATCGCCACCGTGCTCTCGGCACAAACCACCGACGTGCGCGTCAACTCCGTCACCGGGGCACTCTTCGCACGCTACCCGGACGCCGCCGCGCTCGCCTCTGCACGCACCGAAGAGGTCGAACCCTACATTCAGTCCCTCGGCTTCTACCGCGCCAAGGCACGCTCCATCGTCACGCTCTCCCAGCAGCTCGTGGAACGCCACAATGGGCAGGTTCCCTCAACCCTCGAAGAGCTCGTAGAACTCGCCGGAGTCGGCCGCAAAACCGCGAACGTGGTCCTCGGAAACGCATTCGACGTGCCCGGACTGACCGTAGATACCCACTTTGGCCGCCTCGCCCGCCGCATGGGGTTTACCACCGCAGATGCCCCCGAAGCAGTCGAAAAAGACGTTGCCGAACTCATCGAACGCAAAGACTGGACGCTCTTCTCACACCGCATGGTCTACCACGGCCGCCGCATCTGCCACGCCAAAAAGCCCGCCTGCGGCGTATGCCCCGTCGCCGACCTCTGCCCGTCCTATGGAGCCGGGGAGACGAACGAACAAGCAGCACGTAAACTCATGAAATACGAAATGGCACCCGGCCGAGAAGACCTGCACCTGCGATTCCTGCAGGGTGCAACCCGCCGCGAACTCATGGCAGAAGGCTACCCGCTCAGCGCCTAA